GTTGTTAGTGGAATGCTGATGTGGCATTTTATTTTGATTTTTctgattatatttatttattttatatttgttatatgtaaatgttaataataaataatatttttaatgactGAAGAAcaataatttaaaataaattacTAAACCATTATATTGCATAAATTCAAATAAAAAACGTACATATTAAAATCCTAAAGCAAAATAAAAAACGTACATATTAAAATCCTAAAGCAAAATAAAAAACGTACATATTAAAATCCTATAGCAAAATAAAAAACGCACATATTAAAGTTACTCATTATTATTAGCGGTACAAAAGTAAGGTGATAAGTTCCAAACGTGCTCGGTTAAATCTGCCTCCAACTGATTGTGAATTTGCCTATCTCTTATTTACTTAACAATTGCATCTCGATCACTCAAATTTCGGTATAATCGTTGTGGTGGGTTCCTTCGTATCATTTTTTATTTTTTGCGTCCAATCGAAAAACCATTATCTTCTTGAATCATGTTATGCAAAACAATACAACAATACATATGTCTTCTAATTTTGTCGAAATCCAAAGATCTAGCCGGAGTTTTTAACATTGCAAATCTACCCTGTAATGCACCAAATGCACGCTCAATATTTTTCCTTGCACTTTCTTGGAACCGTTTAAATTTTTTAAGCATTTCGTCAGTTGGATTATGGGGAGCTTTTACCAACATAGCCCAATCTgggtaaatgaaatgtcccgttcatattgattataaacgttccatattaattgatttcgtcgcgaggttttgacctctatatgagacgtttttcaaagactgcattcatttttaaaacaaccataacctttattttatctataaaggtttaaaaagcattacgtagattatcaaataatgataatctaaaatataccgtttacacacgaccattacataatggtttacaataagaatatattacatcaaaaataagtttcttgaatgcaatttttacataatatcatacaagcatggactccaaatcttgtccttattttagtatgcaacagcggaagctcttaataatcacctgagaataaacatgcttaaaacgtcaacaaaaatgttagtgagttataggtttaacctgtatattatcaaatcataataatagaccacaagatttcatatttcaatatacatcccatacatagagataaaaatcattcatatggtgaacacctggtaaccgacattaacaagatgcatataagaatatcccctatcattccggaaaatccttcggacatgataaaaacgaattcgaagtactaaagcatccggtactttggatggggttcgttaggcccaatagatctatctttaggattcgcgtcaattagtagatcggtttactaattcttaggctaccaagcaaaaggggcatattcggcttcgatcattcacccatataatgtagtttcatttacttgtgtctatttcgtaaaacatttataaaactgcatgtattctcatcctaaaatattagattttaaaagtgggactataactcactttcacagatttttacttcgtcggaaagtaagacttggccactgatcgattcacgaacctataacaaatatgtacatatatatcaaagtatgttcaaaatatatttacaacatttttaatacgttttaatgttttaagtttattaagtcagctgtcctcgttagtaacctacaactagttgcccacaattagatgtacagaaataaatcgatatatattatcttgaatcaatccacgacccagtgtatacacgtctcaggctagatcacaactcaaactatatatatttttggaatcaacctcaaccctgtatagctaactccgacattactgcatatagagtgtctatggttgttccaaataatatatatagatgggtcgatatgatatgtcaaaacatttgcatacgtgtctatggtatcccaagattacataatatattagaatacatgtataatacaatacaagttagctaggatatgattaatatagatttgttaccaattttcacgtagctacaacaagcaaaaataaccaattttgttttacccataacttcttcgttttaaatccgttttgagtgaatcaaattgctatggtttcatattgaacttaagtttatgaatatatacagaaaaattataagtttatagtcagaattacaggttacaagtcatttttgtaaaggtagtcatttcagtcgaaagaacgacgtctagatgaccattttggaaaacatacttccactttgagtttaaccatgatttttggatatagtttcatgttcataagaaaaatcatttttccagaagaacaacttttaaatcaaagtttatcatattttttaattaactaacctaaaacagcccgcagtgttactacaacggcgtatatccggttttacggtgttttttgtgttttccggttttaaatcattaagttagcatatcatatagatatagaacatgtgtttagttgattttaaaagtcaagttagaaggattaacttttgtttgcgaacaagtttagaattaactaaactatgttctagtgatttcaagtttaaaccttcgaataaagtagttttatatatatgaatcgaatgaagttatgaacatcattactacctcgggttttgtggataaagctactggaaatgagaaaaacagATCTAGctctaaaggatccttggatggcttgaaagttcttgaagcagaatcatgacacgaaaacaagttcaagtaagatttccactcgaaataagattgttatagttatagaaattgaatcaaagtttgaatatgagtattaccttgtattagaaagatatcttactgtaaataagaaagatttcttgaagttggatgatcactttacaagattggaagtaagctagcaaacttggaagtattcttgattttatgaaactagaacttatagaatttatgaagaacacttagaacttaaagatagaacttgagagagatcacttagatgaagaaaatcgaagaatgaaagtgtttgtaggtgtttttggtcgttggtatatggattagatataaaggatgtgcaattttgttttcatgtaaataagtcatgaatgattactcatatttttgtaattttatgagatatttcatgctagttgccaaatgatggttcccacatgtgttaggtgactcacatggactgctaaaagctgatcattggagtgtatatactaatagtacatacatctaaaagctgtgtattgtacgagtacgaatacgggtgcatacgagtagaattgttgatgaaactgaacgaggatgtaattgtaagcatttttgttaagtagaagtattttgataaatgtcttgaagtctttcaaaagtgtataaatacatattaaaacactacatgtatatacattttaactgagtcgttaagtcatcgttaatcgttacatgtaaatgttgatttgaaacctttaagttaacgatcttgttaaatgttgttaacccaatgtttattatatctaatgagatgttaaattattatattatcatgatattatgatatattactatatcttaatatgatatatatacatttaaatgttgttacaacgataatcgttacatatatgtctcgtttcgaaaaccttaagttagtagtcttgtttttacatatgtagttcattgttaatatacataatgacatgtttacttatcatttatcatgattaaacatagtgtatcaatatcttaatatgattcatatgtatttagtaagacgttgttataacgataatcgttatatatatcgtttcgagtttcttaattcaataaactcaattttatgtatataactcattgttaaaatacctaatgagatacatacttatcataatatcatgttaactatatatatatatccatatatatgtcatcatatagtttttacaagttttaacgttcgtgaatcaccggtcaacttgagtggtcaattgtccatataaaacctatttcaattaatcaagtgttaacaagtttgattgcttaacatgttggaaacacttaatcatgtaaatatcaatttcatttaatataaataaacatggaaaagttcgggtcactacagtaaataCCATCACCTAGGTAATAACCTCTCTCGTAATGATGCCCATTTACATCAAATGGTGAAGGTGGAGCAGTACCATTTTTAATGGTGTTAAACAACGGTGAATAATTTAAACTTATAACAAAATTAAGCATTTTTTCATCATCCGAATCGTCGACAAGAAACTCGAGCATTTTGTAAGTTTTAtccatttcaaatatatattttgtatgtTGTTTgatagaaatattgatattgaaaagaaaagaaaagaaatagaagtgtgggaaaaatttagtagatgtgtttatatatatagggAAAATAAaatttgaacttttttttttttaattcccaACGGATATATATACCCCAACCCACTCAAATTTTGCCACCTAGCACTCAAGCCCCAATCCATCTTCCGTGAGATTCCCACTGCCGCCCCCCTTTTGCTCCCAACCGCCGCCTCGCTAAGGTAACATGGGGCGTGGGGTTTTTGCCAAATCGGATCTCATGGGCGTGAGCTAGTACCGATACAAGTCGTCTAATAGTAACAATATCCATCTAAATCATGTAATAaaagacaaaataataaaaaaaatcatatcATCGCCATTAAGAACAGTAGCATCAACATAAACTTAAACACAAAATTAACATTTAAATCTAGGTATATTTAGATAATCACTACTTGAAAGTTGTTGGAAATCGCAAACCTAACGCTCGTTTATAAGATTCAGAACCAGAAAACGACTATTTAATCCGAATTTAAAATCTCAACTTTTAGGTCTAGGAAGTAAACCTCAGATCTGGAAATTTTGTGCGTTTTATAGTCCTAATTGAATGTTCACGTACTTCAAATGAGTGATAAGAACTCATATCAGCTTTCAATTTCATCCGAAATAGCCTGGAGATGATTTTGCGCCTTTTCAAATTTGTCACTTGTTTGAAAAAACTTCTACTAAAGTATTTATTGGTGGGCTTTCTTGGGAGACTCAAAGTGAAACCATGCTTCAATATTTTGGATATGACATTTGGTGTTATGAACCGATGATGCAATAATATAAGGATTAGGTGATAATGTGTGAGAAGTGATCAGATAGAGATTTCTTgattgttttttgttttttgtttttgacATGGATGGatataaaaaaatactaaataaattaaaaaaatatataaattataagattTTTTTTTTGCCGGTGGTCCCTCATTTTTAATAAAGATGATGAAAAGCGGTAAAAAGACGAATTTACTCTCATTCGCAAGAAACATGTCAAGACTTAACGGAATGTTTTAACGACAGTTTGACAGAGGGATGCTGATtgtaaatttttgataaacataagaTTCTAAAAGTCAAATTAAAAATCGAGGAAGGCTGTTAGCAATATGAGGTATAATACAGGGAACAATGGAGAAAAAAAGTCAAAGTAATAAGTTACGgagtattacggagtatatataaggAGTAATATACATCCAAACCCAAAACAGATCTCCCTGCACCAAATCCTCTGTTCAAATTCCACCTTCAATAAATCAATTTCGTGATAATTCAATCAACTGAGAGCAAATACATAATCGCCTTTCAGATTAGGGTTTTAAATGCTCAAATTGTGTCCTCAAGCCGCACGTCGCAAGGGTTTATTCGAAACCCtagattataataataatcaacCATGGGCGCATTAACGATTAATCGCAACAAACGTGACGCTGAATTTTTGTCATCATCTTCATATGCCTACAGTTATGATCATCTACACAGTTCAAAGAAGCTCAAATCATCAAATTTTATGCAAGTAAAAAAAAGCTCAAGTTCAGTTTCAAGGCTTAGTTTATATCCGAAACAGGTGACTCCTATTGCTAGACAAATTCATGCTCCAGTTACAGTTGTTACAACATTTACTTCAAATTATAAACATATAGATACTAGTGCTAGTGTAATGTCAGGTTCTCGAAACAATTCAAATAATTCAGGTGATAGAATGGGGAATTTGTTGCTTTCGAATTATAATTGTGCGAAAAAAGCCGCCTTTGGGACTTTTAAACATAGGCATGTTGATCTTGAAATGGAAGATGATGAGGTAGTTGAGGTTGTTAACGTTAACGATAATgaaaacgataacgataatgaaaacgataacgataacgataatgatggaTCTGGTGATTCGGGTGTTGAGGAAGTTGCAATTGTTGAAGGTGAGAAAGAGGTACAAAAGATTAGAGAAATGTATAGGGAATTAGATGAAAATGCTGAAGGAAAATTAGGGTTTCAGACGTCTACTTCTTCGGGAATGGTTACCGATTTGGTAGATGGGATGAGTTTGGAGAATTTGTCATTGAATAACAGAACAGATGTAAGTGATGGTTTGTTGTATCATCAAAAGTTTCTAAAGGAATCAGCTAGAAAGCGTGACTCAACGTTAAAGAGATTGGATTTTGATATTCAACTACTTGAAGAAAAAAGAGCTTTATATGAAGTATTACGGCCTGCAAAAGAAGAAGAGGTGAAGTCTTTTATGTGTGTTTTTTTATTATAAAGTTGCAGTTTTTTTAGTGATTTGGTGTCTTGTGTTAAATTTACATGTTTTTCAGGATGTATTGATTGAGCCTTTTCGCCAACTTACCGATGATGACGTTGAATTGGTTAAAAATGCATTCTCTAATCCTAGTCGGTATGATTTTATTCAAATATTTGCCTGTATCTATTTTTGTATCTATATATGTGTATATGGTTAGTAGTTAGTACACTCGTATATGAATATATTTTCTATGAGGTTTTTTTTATTTGATTTGGTATAAATGATACTTGAACGTTGAAACCTGTAGGAAGGTTTTGGTCACTCATGAGAATTCAAACATTACAATTACTGGAGAAATTATACGCTGTTTAAGACCTGGGGCATGGTTAAATGATGAGGTAAATCTAATTTTGTATGTGATATTTGGGTGTAACGTAACGTGTTAAGTAAGATCTGTTGTGCTTAATTTCTTTGTATTATAGGTTATTAACCTTTATCTTGAGTTGCTGAAAGAGAGGGAAAAGAAGGAACCCCAAAAGTTTCTGAAATGTCATTTCTTTAACACGTTTTTCTACAAGAAGGTTAGTTAGTTTCGTCACTTACCTTCTTGTTGCCTTTATCTATGCACTCTCGATTTCCCATAAAAGTAGAAACATTCCAGTCCTTCCTTCTTTGAGGAATTTTTTAAAAGTTAAAAGTTATAACTGCCTGATAATAGGGGTTGAGGGTTCATTGTGATTTATTTTACTCTGCAAGGTTTACTTTGGTTTATATGGCTGAGAGAAAAGCAAGTGGCTGATTTAATTGATGTTCATTCTCAGTGTTTAAAATTATAAGTCGATGATACTATGATAGCTAGGAGTGATTGTCCTTTTCAGAACAGTTTATATAGTAGTTGCAAGCACCAGCAATGAATTAAGTATTAAGCAGTAGATGTGTGAAATTTGACAAGCACTATTATAGAAGGGATTGCCATGTAGGATTATTTTGTATATGGTTTTCGATATAATGTATTGAATAGAAAGTACACTACAAAACCTTTTAGAAGAAATATGACACTAAAAAGTAGATTATAAAAAAAGTATAAGATTGTTGCGTTAACATTCCGTTGCAGTTTATTATTTAAGAATTTTTTTCTCTATCAGAGCACTTAGTCGGTATTATGCTTTCAACATTCTAAAGAATGCTTATCATTAACTAAATTTGTTAACCATGATTAATGAGACTTTATATTGAGAGCATTGGACATCTTTCATTGTttataaatcttttttttttcttctacatAGTTGATAAGTGGAAGGGGTGGCTATGATTACAAGTCAGTTAGAAGATGGACTAGCCAAAGGAAGTTGGGATACAGTCTCCTCGACTGTGATAAAGTAaagtttattacttttattatcttCTAATAATACCAATCTAATGTTTATTAAAATTTCAATTCTGACAATATCTCACTTAGCAGATATTTGTCCCTGTCCACAAAGAAATACATTGGTGCTTGGCTGTTATAAACAAAAAAGATGAAAAGTTCCAGTATCTTGACTCCCTTGGAGGCATTGACAAACAAGTCATGAGGGTCTTGGTATGTCCAAATtccattattttttattttattttttattattattatttttttaatggaACTTTTGATGTTAAAATTGGAAGTAGATATGTCTTCCATACGGGGGTTGAGTTAATTGGTAATtaatgtgattttttttttttttttttaatttggctCATATTGTTTAGGCTAAGTACATCGTGGATGAGGTGAAGGATAAGAACGGGGTAGACATTGATGTTAGTTCTTGGAAGCAAGAATATGTCACAGACTTACCTAATCAGAAGAACGGGTGCGTATTGTTTTAAAGGTTTTCTAAAAATAATAGGAAATA
This window of the Rutidosis leptorrhynchoides isolate AG116_Rl617_1_P2 chromosome 7, CSIRO_AGI_Rlap_v1, whole genome shotgun sequence genome carries:
- the LOC139860251 gene encoding ubiquitin-like-specific protease ESD4; its protein translation is MGALTINRNKRDAEFLSSSSYAYSYDHLHSSKKLKSSNFMQVKKSSSSVSRLSLYPKQVTPIARQIHAPVTVVTTFTSNYKHIDTSASVMSGSRNNSNNSGDRMGNLLLSNYNCAKKAAFGTFKHRHVDLEMEDDEVVEVVNVNDNENDNDNENDNDNDNDGSGDSGVEEVAIVEGEKEVQKIREMYRELDENAEGKLGFQTSTSSGMVTDLVDGMSLENLSLNNRTDVSDGLLYHQKFLKESARKRDSTLKRLDFDIQLLEEKRALYEVLRPAKEEEDVLIEPFRQLTDDDVELVKNAFSNPSRKVLVTHENSNITITGEIIRCLRPGAWLNDEVINLYLELLKEREKKEPQKFLKCHFFNTFFYKKLISGRGGYDYKSVRRWTSQRKLGYSLLDCDKIFVPVHKEIHWCLAVINKKDEKFQYLDSLGGIDKQVMRVLAKYIVDEVKDKNGVDIDVSSWKQEYVTDLPNQKNGFDCGVFMIKYADFYSRGIGLCFKQVSYMTV